GTCGTGCGCCACCTGCAGCGCGTCGGCCGTCTGGTGCACGATGCTCGCCGCCCGCGCCGGCTCGAGCCCGTTGCCTTCCTCGATAAAGTCGGTGAGCGGCTTGCCCTCGATGAACTCCATCGCGAGGTAGATCAGCCCCTCGCTGGTCTCGCCGAAGTCGTAGATGCCGCAGATGTTCGGATGGCTGAGCCGCGACGCATTCGACGCCTCGCGATTGAAGCGCGCAATGGCATCGGGGTCGCTGTTCATCCCCGGGTTCATCACCTTCAGCGCGCTCTTGCGACCCATCTTCACGTGCTCGGCGAGGTACACCGTGCCCATCCCGCCCTCGCCCAGCTTCTTCATGATGTGGTAACGGTCGGCGATCACCGAGCCCAGCAGGTCCCCACTGGCATTCGACGAGCGCAGCGCCGTGCCGTCGCGCGGACAGAAACGCTCGCTCAGCGGATACTCGGTGCCGCAGGTCGGACAGACCTTTTGCTCGCTCACAGGCTCTCCACGCGCAGGGTCTGGTCGCCGAGCAGGATGCGCTGGCCGGCCTTCACCGGACGCTCGCCTCGCACTGCCACGGCAACGCCATTGCGGCTGCCAAGGTCGAGCACGATGAAGTCAAGGTCCTCGCTGCGCACTTCGGCGTGGCGTCCGCTCATCGTCTGGTCGTAGGGGAACAGCCAATCGCCGTCCGTGCGGCCAATCACGACCGAGCGCGCTGGCGAGAGATGGCAGGAGTCGCGCGCCGAGCCGTCGGCGCGCAGCTGCTGCACGACCGCGACGTCAGCGCTTGGCACGGCGGATCCAAGGCGCCGCGTGGCATCGGCCTCCGGCGGATTCGGGCCGGGGAAGCCGAGGCGGCGGAACCGGATGATCTGCGAACCCACGAGGATGGTGTCGCCGTCCTGCAGCTTGTACGGCTCCTGCTGGTAAAGCCAGGTGCCGTTCCGCGACCCGAGGTCGCGCAGGAACAGTTGCCCGTCGCGGAACGACAGTTGTGCGTGCACCGGGCTCATGTAGACGTCGTCGCCGAAGCGGATCTCGCCGTCGGCGCGGCCAATGGTGGCCTCGGGGCCATCCATCATCCACGTGCGCGCCGGCTGGCCCGCCGAATCGAGAATGGCGATTGTCGGGCCCTGATGCGTCGCGCGCGCGGAGAACACCGCCGTGCCCGGCGACGCCGAGGGCGGTTCGGCCGTGTGCGCGACGCGCGTGCCGCAGCGGGCGCAGAAGACGTCGACACCCGGGGTGACCTCATTGCCGCAGGACCCACAGAGCATCACGCTCACGTCGGGAGCAGGCGGCCCTTCGTTGGCCCGCGCACCGCATCGCGGGCAGAAGGGCAGCGCCGGGTCGATGGGCGTGCCGCAGAGCCGGCAGGGGGTCTTCATGCCGGCGCCGCCGCCCTGGCCCGTGGCCGGTTGGCGTGAGATGCGCGTGTCGGGAAGCGTGATATCCATAGGGTTCGGCGCCCGGGACGAGGCGCCGCTCGAACTTGCTGCAACTGGCATGCCGGGGACGGGGATCACGCGCGCACCACTGGCCACGACTGGCTTGCCGCAGTCTTGGCAGAACTTCAGGGAGGCGTCGTTGTCACGGCCGCAGAAGCTGCAACGGATCACGGATA
This window of the Gemmatimonadaceae bacterium genome carries:
- a CDS encoding FHA domain-containing protein; translation: MIRCSFCGRDNDASLKFCQDCGKPVVASGARVIPVPGMPVAASSSGASSRAPNPMDITLPDTRISRQPATGQGGGAGMKTPCRLCGTPIDPALPFCPRCGARANEGPPAPDVSVMLCGSCGNEVTPGVDVFCARCGTRVAHTAEPPSASPGTAVFSARATHQGPTIAILDSAGQPARTWMMDGPEATIGRADGEIRFGDDVYMSPVHAQLSFRDGQLFLRDLGSRNGTWLYQQEPYKLQDGDTILVGSQIIRFRRLGFPGPNPPEADATRRLGSAVPSADVAVVQQLRADGSARDSCHLSPARSVVIGRTDGDWLFPYDQTMSGRHAEVRSEDLDFIVLDLGSRNGVAVAVRGERPVKAGQRILLGDQTLRVESL